The genomic window GGGCCGCCATGCGGGATGGATCGCTGCCGCCTCGGGCCTCGCCGCAGAACAGGAAGGTGACGCACCGCACGTCATTCTTTTTCCTGAAGTGGCTTTCGACAAAAAGAAGTTTCTCGCCCGGGTAGAAAAATCAGTCAAACGCTTTGGATACTGCGTGGTGGTTGCCTCCGAGGGCGCGCAAACCGCTGATGGCCGCTTCCTGAGCGATATGGGCACCCGCGATGCCTTTGGACATGCGCAACTGGGCGGGTTGGCGCCGGCCCTCGCCGCCATGGTGAAAAAAGAACTGGGTTACAAATACCACTGGGCCGTTGCCGACTACCTCCAGCGCGCCGCGCGACACATCGCCTCACAAACCGATCTTGATCAGGCCTATGCCGTGGGTGAGGCCGCCGTGAAAATGGCGGTTGCCGGCAAAACCGCGGTGATGCCCGCCATCGTTCGGGGCAAGGGCAAGCGCTACAGCTGGCGCATCGGCGAGGCTCCTCTTGACGAGGTCGCCAACGTCGAAAAGAAGATGCCCCGGAACTTTATCAGCCGCGACGGCTTCGCGATCACCCCCGCCGCCCGGGACTACCTGCAGCCGCTGATACAGGGCGAGGCTTACCCCAGCTATCGCCAGGGCTTACCCCGCTATGTACGCATGAAGAATGAACTGGTGCCCCGGAAGCTGCGAAAACGCTTCAAGGTCGCCTGAGGGGTTCCTTCGACCCCGTCACAGAGTCAGCACTAACGTCTCGCAGGCATCCCGGCTAGGGGTTACAATCGCGCCCCGATTTTGCAGCACACATTGAAACACCGGATTCACCACGGTCCAGACGCAGCCCCGCGCGCCGTGAACCACGAAGGAGCCCCTATGTATCGCAACGAAAAGTTCAACCGCTGGCGCCGACACCCCTGGCACGGCCTTCACACGCAGATGGACGGCGCCGAAGAAGGCGTAGTACAGGTCTATGTCGAAATGCTGCCCACGGACGTGGTCAAGTACGAACTGGACAAGGCCTCAGGCTTTTTGATGGTGGATCGTCCCCAGCGTACAACGTCCAGCCCCCCGGCACTCTACGGCTTTATTCCCCGCACCTACTGCGCGGAAGAAGTAGCCAAGCGCTGCCCCGGTGTAGAGGAAGCCGATGGCGACCCCCTGGATATCTGCGTGTATTCCGAACGTCACATCAACCGCTCAGACATCGTGCTGAACGCACGCGTGGTTGGCGGTATTCAGATGATTGATGACGGCGAGGCGGACGACAAAATCATTGCCGTGCTCGACGGTGACAATATCTGGGGCGATGTGCAGGATATTTCGGATCTGCCACAAATCAAGATTGAGCGCCTTCAGCACTACTTCTCCACTTACAAGCTCGTCCCGGGCAAGGAACTCAACATCAAGGTGGATCATGTCTATGGTCGCGAGGAAGCAATGCAGGTGATTGCTGCCGCGGAAAAAGACTACTGGAATCACTTCCAGGATCTTCACGAACAGGCCAAGGAGTAAGTGCAGTATCTGCCGCCGGCGATCAGTCCGGTGGCAGATAGGCAAGCGCGGCTGCGGGGGGCTCAGCCACCCGCGTCACAAAACGCTCAAACAGCGATTCCAGTTCCCCCTCCAACGCTTCCCTCGCAAGAAGCCCACCCACAGTGTCGTCCCGCCAGAGGGTTCGCAGCAAGGACGCATCGACCGCAGCCTCGCAGTCCGAGGCCAGGGGTGCGTAGCTTAAATGCCAGCGCTCAGGAGCCACACCGCCGCGATCCCGGTCGTAAGGTCGGTAAAACCCAAAACTCCGGCCCTGGGCAATGCGCTGATCCAGCCAGGCATGCAGGGCACCGAAGGGGCCCGTCTCCGAGACCTCGGCAGCGCTCAGCTGGACCTGATAGTCCTCTGCCACAGCGGCTTCATCATAAACGTCCAGATCCGTACCCCAGTGATGACGGCTGGCGCCGGGGATGGCAGAAAACCGCAGCACACAGCGCAGGCAATCCGCATCGCTCAGAGTCCTGATATCAATGGCATGATCGCGGTCATCCAGCACCGGGCGCTCGCCCGCTAATTTGCCGTTCCAGATTGAGCGCTGCCTTTCATAGGAGCGATAAGCGCTGGCAATCTGCAGTTTGAATCCAGCCTCGGCGGCCGCTGACGTGAGACGCACCCAGGCATCCCAGACAGCGGGCTGGAGTTTGTGTCGGCCGCGAGCGCGCAGTGCGTCCTCGTCGAGACCCAGAAGCTGCCTTTGAAGAGTTGACAGGCTCAAAGGCCCGCACCGGCTACAGACTTGCCTTTACTTTGGGACCAATGGCTTACTGCGCCATCTCGACGGTGACAAGAAGATTTCTGAACCATGAATGACCCCGAAACAAATTCTCCGGTTGAAGAGATGACGGATAACAGCAGCCAGAGTGTAACGCTGGAGGGCCGATCCCTGATACTGGTGAAGCGCCGGGATGAGTTTTTCCTCTTTGAGAACAATTGTCCCCACACCCGGGAGACGCTGGACCCCCTCGGCGGATCCCTCAGTGATGACAGCGGTGATCTTATCCACTGTCAGCGTCATGGCGCAGAGTTTCTCGTCCAGACCGGAGAATGTGTAGGGGGCCCCTGCATGGGCGAATCCCTGACGCCCGTTGCATTTACCATCGCCGCCGGACAGATTTACCTCGATTGAGCGCCGGACGAATAATGATTCGTCAATAGCGTTTTTTTCTGGTGTGCGGGGCGCAATTCTGGTAGCTTCTCGGCGCTTCGAAATGCGCCCTGCGGAAATGTCTCGCACGGCAGTCAGAGTAAGATAGTTGGAACTCCACTATGCCCACAAAAACGCCCACAAAAACGCCCACAAAAACGCCGACGAAAACGCCAACAAAAGCAGCAGCTAAAGCACCAAGCAAAACCGCGAAAAAAGCCGCGCCTAAGAAAAAGGCTGCGACCAAAGCCAAGGCAGCGCCCGCGAAGAAGACCAGCGCCCGGAAAAAAGCCAGTAGCGGCGTAGAGTTCCGCAATTTTGAGCCCTACAAGCCCAAGCGCGGCGAAGAGTACATGAACGAGCCGCAGCGCGAGCATTTCAAGCTGATCCTCAAGCGCTGGAAAGCCGAGCTCATGGAAGAAGTGGACCGCACCGTCACCCACATGAAGGACGAGGCAGCCAATTTTCCTGATCCCGCCGATCGCGCGACGCAGGAAGAGGAGTTCAGCCTGGAACTGCGAACCCGCGACCGGGAGCGGAAATTGATCAAGAAAATCGATTCGACGATCGAACGCATCGAACAGGACGATTACGGCTTCTGCGACGCCTGCGGCGTGGAAATTGGTATCAAGCGACTCGAGGCGCGCCCCACCGCGTCCCTGTGTATCGATTGCAAAACCCTCGACGAGATCAAAGAAAGGCAGGAACTGGGCTAAGCCCGACGCAGGGCCCCGGATGATGGCTGCCAAGCCTCAGTACCGGGGCCGCTTTGCACCCTCCCCGACGGGCCCATTGCATATGGGCTCATTGCTTACGGCCCTCGCCAGTTACCTCCATGCGCGCTCGGCGTCCGGCCTTTGGCTCCTTCGCATTGAGGATATCGACCCACCACGGGAAGTCCCCGGCGCATCCGACAGTATCCTGCGATCCCTGGAAGCCCACGGACTCCACTGGGATGAGAGCGTGCTGTTTCAGTCCACGCGTCTGGATGCCTACGCCGAAGCCCTCAACACACTCAAAGCCAGCGGCCGACTTTTCCCTTGCTCCTGCACCCGGGCGACGCTCGGCCCGGGAGGAAGCTGTCTCCGGCGCTGTAAGCCCGGGCCAGACGACCCTACGGCGCTGCGCATTCAGCTTGATGAGAGTATGGGCTTTGAAGACCAGATCCTCGGCACCCAGGCGCCCCCGGGGGAATCCGGCGATCTGGTGCTGCGACGGAAAGACGGGCTCTACGCCTATGCCCTGGCCGTTGTGGTGGATGATGCCAGGCAAGGCGTTACCCACGTAGTTCGCGGCGCGGACCTCCTGCCCCAGACCTTTGCACAGCTTGAACTCCTGACCCTCCTTCATAGCCCCCGGCCCGACTACGCGCATCTCCCTATTGTCTGTGACCACCGGGGCACAAAGCTCAGTAAACAGGCAGGCGCGCCGGCGATAGATGATAAGCGGGCCCTGAACAACCTTCGCGATGCCCTGCGCCTCCTTCGTCAGCCCTGTGCCGACAGTCCCGCAGCCACGGTGGACGAACTGCTTGTGCAAGCTACGGCGGACTGGGATCCCAGGGCTCTGGCCAGGGCTGCCAAGGAAGTACTGGTTTACCACTGATACGCATGTCCGTAGCATAAGCGACCCTTTCCCCTCACGGATGAGCCCCAGCGAACGCTGCCAACGCTTTTGCCAGTACCCATGGACCTTCTCTACTTCGCGATACCTGCCCTGGCGCTAGCTGTAACGCTGATACTGTTATATCGCCAGCGCCGGGAATACCAACAGACCTTTGAAGAGCTACCCACGGGCCTTTGCGTCGTCAATGGCGATAACCGTGTTCTGCGCTGGAACCGCGAGATGGCGAGCCTCAGCGGCATTGCCGCGGAGGCGGCCCTAGGCGTAAAGATCGCCAGCCTGCCAAGCCCCTGGCCCGAGGCACTGAGCGACGCCCTCGTAGACCCCCAGGGTACGGTCATCAAGCAATCCCTGGGCTACGACGATAATGGCGGAGAACGCTGGGTGATTATTCACAGCAGCCCTCTGCAACTACCCGGAAGACGACGCCAGATCCTGGTGGAAAACATCACCGACTACCAGCGACTACAGGATGAACTGCTGCACAACGAGCGCCTGGCATCCATCGGACGCCTCGCCGCCGGCGTCGCCCATGAGATCGGCAACCCCGTCACCGGCATAGCCTGCATCGCCCAGAATCTCGCCGACAGTGCCGATCCCGTAGAGCTGGAAACCGGCACCCTGGAAATCCTGAAACAGACGGATCGGATTACACGAACCGTCAACGCCCTCATGCAGTTGTCGCACCCCGGCAGCAGTGTCCGCGAGGCAGATTCCGTGCCCTGTAATCTGGCTGACTGCATCGATGAGGCCGCTCATCTTCTCAATCTTGATATGGATGTTCCCCCGGGGGAGTTCATCAACAAGACGGATCGCGAACTGCTGGTTCGCGGCGACAGCCAGTTACTTCTGCAGGTGTTTCTCAACCTCCTGGATAACGCCCGCAGTGCTGCTGCCAACGAAGGGCCCGTGATTATCGACGCGGGACAAGACGGGGAAACCACGACCATCACGATTGATAACCCCGGCCCGGCCATCTCGACGGAGGTGATTTCACAGGTTTTCGAGCCCTTCTACACCACCAAGGATGTCGGCGAGGGCACGGGCCTGGGCCTGGCTCTGGTACGACGTATGCTGGAAGACATGGGAGGCAGCGTCAGCCTCGCGAGCCCCTCACCGATCACGCCGGGGCGGGGGGTAAGAGCCCGTGTCCTGCTGTTTTCTGCGGAATACGGCCAGGGCTTTGCCTGAGGAATCCATGGGAAGAAAGACAGATACGCTGAGAATGCTAGAATGCCCCGCAGCGCAAAGAGGAATCCCTGATCAATGCAAAAGATACTGATCGTCGAAGACGAGTCAGTCATCCGCGCGGCCTTGCGCCGATTGCTGGAGAGACACGGCTACATACTGGATGAAGCAGGGTCAGTGGCCGAGGCGCAAAGCGACTACTCCCTTGCCAGTTACGACCTGATCATCAGTGATCTCCGTCTGCCCGGCTCCCCGGGCACGGACCTCATCGCCCTTGCCGGCTCTACTCCCGTCTTGATCATGACCAGCTATGCGAGCCTTCGCTCCGCCGTGGATTCCATGCGCATGGGCGCTGTGGATTACATCGCCAAGCCCTTTGACCACGCTGACATGTTGCAGGCGGTGCAGCGCGTCATAGACAAGCACGCACAGCACAAAGCCCCCAAGGGGAAAAAAGCAACGAAAAGCGAAAAAACCGAGGCCACGCCGTCATCCGCCGCTCAGGATAATAATCCGACGATGATCATCGGCGAGTGCGACGCCATGCAGGCCCTCGCCGAGCACGTAGGAAAATTCGCACCTACAGACTCCACGGTCCTGGTGCTGGGAGAAACGGGAACCGGCAAGGAACTTGTCGCCCGGGAAATTCACGCTTTGAGCCGGCGAGCAGAGCAAACCCTGATCTCCGTCAACTGTGCCGCTATTCCCGAGACACTGATCGAGTCGGAGCTCTTTGGCTACGAGAAGGGTGCTTTCACCGGCGCCAACACTAATCGCATGGGACTCATAGAGGCGGCCGACGGTGGCACCCTGTTTCTCGACGAAATCGGTGAGCTGCCCATGGAAGCCCAGGCGAGGCTCCTGCGCTTTATTCAGGAAGGGGAAATTCGGCGCATAGGCTCGGTGCATTCGCGTAAGGTGAATGTGCGTCTGATCTGCGCCACGCACCGGGACCTGCAAACGCTGGCCTCGGAAGGCAGCTTTCGACAGGATCTCTTTTATCGAATCAACGTGTTGCGGCTCAAGCTCCCGCCTCTCCGAGAGCGCGGCAAGGACATTCTGTTTCTTGCCGAACGGCTCCTGGAGAAACAGGCGGCCCGGGCCAAACGCGGCACCATGACCCTGTCACCTCGGGCCATACAGGCGATCACTACTTACCAATGGCCGGGCAACGTCCGGGAAATGGAACACGCCATCGAGCGGGCGGTCATTCTCACGGACGGCACGGAAATCGATAACGAAGCCCTGGGGATTGACCTGGAACTGGTGAACATCAACCGTCTCCGCGGCGACCGGATGAACAGCGGTGCCAATAAAAGGCAACCCCGCAACAGTGACCCCGTGGAAGATCTGTCCCTGGAGGACTACTTCCAGCGGTTTGTGATCGAGCACCAGGACTCCATGAGCGAAACAGAACTGGCGCAGAAACTGGGCATCAGTCGTAAATGCCTGTGGGAGCGCCGCCAGCGTTTTGAAATACCACGGAAAAAGGCCGGCGGAAGTCGCCCTCGAAAGGCGGCGGGTTGACCGTTACCCTCCCCCACTGATACCCGCGGTAACAGTAGACATTAGTAACAAACCAGGCAAAGCAGCCCGACATCAGCAGAGCTTAAAAAGCCTAAGCCACTGAAATATATAGAATAAAAAAGTATGGCACAAAGCCTGCTTTTACTTCTGCGGACAAAAATAAAAATAATGCGCACCGCAATAATAATAATTGGTTTAGTGAACCTGGAAGGGGGAAGTTTTTAACTTCCCCCTCGTTCGTTCTGGCGAATGCTTTTAACTAGGACACGCCGCGGCGCTTTACTACGACACGCCAGAGCCTCTTACAAAGACCCGCCGCAGCCTTTTATAGAGACACGCCGCAGCGCTTTACCAAAACCCGCCGAAGCGCTTCTATCACCAGACACTCGCGCACCCTACCTACAAGTTCCTGCACATTCCTCAGACAAGCCATGGTAGAGGCCTCCCGCAAGCGCCTCCAAGCCTGACTTTATGGCACCCTGTGCTACCATGCGGGCTTCCTGAAACGGCCCTGGAACCCCCCGGTGACCCCGTTTTTTTAAAGGTTGCAGACTGGCAGGTCCCGAGGCCCGCTCTCTGCATTATTGGCGACACGAAGAGAAGACATCAACGCTTGAACGTCATACCCAGAGATCAACATTGCGTCTCCCGCAAAGACATCAGCCCCGGTGCTTTAAAAGTCATGGCAAGGCTCAGGGATAAGGAGCACCAGGCATATCTGGTCGGCGGCGCAGTTCGCGACCTCCTCCTGGGGGGGCACCCCAAAGACTTCGATATCGCCACGGATGCCACGCCGGAAGAAGTGCACGCTCTGTTCGGCAACTCCCGCATTATCGGCCGACGCTTTCGCATCGTACATGTGCGCTTTGGCCGGGAAGTTATCGAAGTCACAACATTCCGTGGCCATCATGATGACACCGAAGCTACCACCGGCGCCAAACGCTCCTCCCGGGGCCTGCTCCTTCGGGACAATGTGTTCGGGACCCTGGAAGAAGACGCAGTTCGCCGTGATCTGACGGTCAATGCACTGTATTACGACAGTGGCAGCTTCGAGGTTTTTGACCAGGTAGGCGGCCTCGACGACCTGGAGGCAAGACAGGTGCGGGTTATTGGTGATCCCGCAACGCGCTACCGCGAAGATCCCGTACGCATGCTCCGCTGCCTGCGCTTTGCCGCAAAGCTGGGATTCAACGTAGAGAAGTCCAGCGGCGCGGCTATTCCCAGGCTCGCTGCACTGCTGGATGACATACCGCCCGCGCGACTCTTTGATGAGTTCGGCAAGCTGTTTCTCACGGGCAACGCCCAGGCAACTTTGCGCCTGCTGCGGGAATACCGATGCTTTGAACATCTGTTTCCCGATAGTGCCCGCCTGGCCGACAGCGACGGTTTTTACGATCGCCTCCTTGACGCCGCTATGGGTAATACGGATCAGCGTATTCGCCAGGAGAAACCGGTAACTCCCGCCTTCATTCTGGCCGCTGTGCTGTGGCCCGCGGTCTGTGAACGCCGACAGCAGCTGGAAAATCAGGGAGAGAAGCCCGTGCCCGCCATGCACGGTGCGGGACAGGAGATCGTCGCCCAGGCCTGCCAGCGCATCGCGATTCCCCGTCGCTTCAGCATGCCCATGCGCGAGATCTGGGAGATGCAGCTTCGCCTGCCTCGCACCGAGGGCAAGCGCGCCATAGAGCTCATGAGTAAACGCCGTTTTCGCGCTGCCTACGATTTTCTGTTGCTCCGGGAGCAAGCGGGCGAGGACTGCTCCGGGCTGGGGGCAATCTGGACACGCCTTCAGGAGGAACACGGCCCCATCGAGATCGTGGACTCGCCCGACGATCGCCGCCCGCCGCGCCGCCGTCGCCGGGGCGGACGCCGACGCCCGGCACCTCCCGCGTGACAGCGTGCTTCGTCGGGCTGGGCGCCAATCTTGGCGAGAGTCATGCGACTCTGATCCGGGCTGCACAGGACCTGGGACAGCTCAGAGCCACGCAGCTCACAGGCCGATCATCGATCTACCGATCAGCACCCATGGGACCTCAGGACCAACCCGATTACCTCAATGCTGTTATCGGCCTCGACACGGCGCTGAAGCCCCTCGAACTCCTCGACGAGCTGCAGTCCCTGGAGGATAAAGCCGGCAGAGTGCGCAGGGAGCGCTGGGGACCCAGAACCCTGGATCTGGATCTGTTGATCTACGGCACAATCACCCTGCAAAGCGAGCGCCTGACCCTGCCACACCCGGGACTCTTTGAACGTAATTTTGTGCTGCGCCCGCTGGCGGACATTGTCAGCGAGCACTGGCAGTTTCAGGGCGGACCGACCCTCGCGGCGTGCCTGAAGCGATGCCCGGAATCAAACTTACGGGACAGCAATCTCCCGTGGTCGCCCCTGGCATCCAAGGCCCTCAGCGCATGACCACTCTGGATCTCCGGGGACGTAAGCCCCCCGCCTATATTGCGGTGGAAGGCCCCATCGGCGTGGGAAAAACCACCCTCACACGGCGCCTGGCGGAAACCTTCAATCACGAGATCCTATTGGAGGATGCGGAGCAGAACCCGTTCCTGGAGCGTTTTTACCGCAACCGGAGTGAGGCAGCGCTTGCGACGCAGCTGTTTTTTCTGTTTCAACGGGCGCAGAAAATGCAGGAACTCCGGCAGTCGGAGCTCTTTTCGCCCGTGCGCGTAGCCGACTTTCTCATAGAGAAAGACCCGCTATTTGCCCGCATCAACCTCGATAGCGACGAGTTCGAACTCTACGAAAAGGTCTATCAGAAACTGACAATCGACGCCCCACGGCCCGACCTGGTGATCTACCTTCAGGCACCCACGGACGTACTCCTCGAACGTATCGAAAACCGCGGAATCGGGCACGAAAAAAGCATCGATAGCCGCTATCTGGAGCAATTGAACGAAGTGTACAGCGAATTTTTTCTGTACTACGATGGCGCGCCTCTGCTGATCGTCAATGCGAGCATGATCGATCTGGCGCAGGGTGATAGCGATTATCTGCAGCTGGTGGATTATCTGCTGGATATTCGTAGCGGTCGCCACTATTTCAACCCGACTTTTTTCGGGTAGCGGCAGGCGTTTTTT from Congregibacter litoralis KT71 includes these protein-coding regions:
- a CDS encoding 6-phosphofructokinase; the encoded protein is MMRTLDSRSLRNAVLSSKANAFYAQSGGVTSVINASACGVIETAREHRDVIAKVYAGRNGIIGALQEELIDTSKESKAAIRGLLQTPSGAFGSCRHKLKSLEKNRAEYERLIDVFRAHNIRYFFYNGGGDSADTCLKVSQLGESLGYPLQAIHVPKTIDNDLPHTDNSPGFGSVAKYVAISTREAALDVASMCASSTKVFILEVMGRHAGWIAAASGLAAEQEGDAPHVILFPEVAFDKKKFLARVEKSVKRFGYCVVVASEGAQTADGRFLSDMGTRDAFGHAQLGGLAPALAAMVKKELGYKYHWAVADYLQRAARHIASQTDLDQAYAVGEAAVKMAVAGKTAVMPAIVRGKGKRYSWRIGEAPLDEVANVEKKMPRNFISRDGFAITPAARDYLQPLIQGEAYPSYRQGLPRYVRMKNELVPRKLRKRFKVA
- a CDS encoding inorganic pyrophosphatase; this translates as MYRNEKFNRWRRHPWHGLHTQMDGAEEGVVQVYVEMLPTDVVKYELDKASGFLMVDRPQRTTSSPPALYGFIPRTYCAEEVAKRCPGVEEADGDPLDICVYSERHINRSDIVLNARVVGGIQMIDDGEADDKIIAVLDGDNIWGDVQDISDLPQIKIERLQHYFSTYKLVPGKELNIKVDHVYGREEAMQVIAAAEKDYWNHFQDLHEQAKE
- a CDS encoding M15 family metallopeptidase produces the protein MSLSTLQRQLLGLDEDALRARGRHKLQPAVWDAWVRLTSAAAEAGFKLQIASAYRSYERQRSIWNGKLAGERPVLDDRDHAIDIRTLSDADCLRCVLRFSAIPGASRHHWGTDLDVYDEAAVAEDYQVQLSAAEVSETGPFGALHAWLDQRIAQGRSFGFYRPYDRDRGGVAPERWHLSYAPLASDCEAAVDASLLRTLWRDDTVGGLLAREALEGELESLFERFVTRVAEPPAAALAYLPPD
- a CDS encoding Rieske (2Fe-2S) protein; this encodes MNDPETNSPVEEMTDNSSQSVTLEGRSLILVKRRDEFFLFENNCPHTRETLDPLGGSLSDDSGDLIHCQRHGAEFLVQTGECVGGPCMGESLTPVAFTIAAGQIYLD
- the dksA gene encoding RNA polymerase-binding protein DksA, with amino-acid sequence MPTKTPTKTPTKTPTKTPTKAAAKAPSKTAKKAAPKKKAATKAKAAPAKKTSARKKASSGVEFRNFEPYKPKRGEEYMNEPQREHFKLILKRWKAELMEEVDRTVTHMKDEAANFPDPADRATQEEEFSLELRTRDRERKLIKKIDSTIERIEQDDYGFCDACGVEIGIKRLEARPTASLCIDCKTLDEIKERQELG
- the gluQRS gene encoding tRNA glutamyl-Q(34) synthetase GluQRS, with product MMAAKPQYRGRFAPSPTGPLHMGSLLTALASYLHARSASGLWLLRIEDIDPPREVPGASDSILRSLEAHGLHWDESVLFQSTRLDAYAEALNTLKASGRLFPCSCTRATLGPGGSCLRRCKPGPDDPTALRIQLDESMGFEDQILGTQAPPGESGDLVLRRKDGLYAYALAVVVDDARQGVTHVVRGADLLPQTFAQLELLTLLHSPRPDYAHLPIVCDHRGTKLSKQAGAPAIDDKRALNNLRDALRLLRQPCADSPAATVDELLVQATADWDPRALARAAKEVLVYH
- a CDS encoding sensor histidine kinase, which translates into the protein MDLLYFAIPALALAVTLILLYRQRREYQQTFEELPTGLCVVNGDNRVLRWNREMASLSGIAAEAALGVKIASLPSPWPEALSDALVDPQGTVIKQSLGYDDNGGERWVIIHSSPLQLPGRRRQILVENITDYQRLQDELLHNERLASIGRLAAGVAHEIGNPVTGIACIAQNLADSADPVELETGTLEILKQTDRITRTVNALMQLSHPGSSVREADSVPCNLADCIDEAAHLLNLDMDVPPGEFINKTDRELLVRGDSQLLLQVFLNLLDNARSAAANEGPVIIDAGQDGETTTITIDNPGPAISTEVISQVFEPFYTTKDVGEGTGLGLALVRRMLEDMGGSVSLASPSPITPGRGVRARVLLFSAEYGQGFA
- a CDS encoding sigma-54-dependent transcriptional regulator encodes the protein MQKILIVEDESVIRAALRRLLERHGYILDEAGSVAEAQSDYSLASYDLIISDLRLPGSPGTDLIALAGSTPVLIMTSYASLRSAVDSMRMGAVDYIAKPFDHADMLQAVQRVIDKHAQHKAPKGKKATKSEKTEATPSSAAQDNNPTMIIGECDAMQALAEHVGKFAPTDSTVLVLGETGTGKELVAREIHALSRRAEQTLISVNCAAIPETLIESELFGYEKGAFTGANTNRMGLIEAADGGTLFLDEIGELPMEAQARLLRFIQEGEIRRIGSVHSRKVNVRLICATHRDLQTLASEGSFRQDLFYRINVLRLKLPPLRERGKDILFLAERLLEKQAARAKRGTMTLSPRAIQAITTYQWPGNVREMEHAIERAVILTDGTEIDNEALGIDLELVNINRLRGDRMNSGANKRQPRNSDPVEDLSLEDYFQRFVIEHQDSMSETELAQKLGISRKCLWERRQRFEIPRKKAGGSRPRKAAG
- the pcnB gene encoding polynucleotide adenylyltransferase PcnB — translated: MNVIPRDQHCVSRKDISPGALKVMARLRDKEHQAYLVGGAVRDLLLGGHPKDFDIATDATPEEVHALFGNSRIIGRRFRIVHVRFGREVIEVTTFRGHHDDTEATTGAKRSSRGLLLRDNVFGTLEEDAVRRDLTVNALYYDSGSFEVFDQVGGLDDLEARQVRVIGDPATRYREDPVRMLRCLRFAAKLGFNVEKSSGAAIPRLAALLDDIPPARLFDEFGKLFLTGNAQATLRLLREYRCFEHLFPDSARLADSDGFYDRLLDAAMGNTDQRIRQEKPVTPAFILAAVLWPAVCERRQQLENQGEKPVPAMHGAGQEIVAQACQRIAIPRRFSMPMREIWEMQLRLPRTEGKRAIELMSKRRFRAAYDFLLLREQAGEDCSGLGAIWTRLQEEHGPIEIVDSPDDRRPPRRRRRGGRRRPAPPA
- the folK gene encoding 2-amino-4-hydroxy-6-hydroxymethyldihydropteridine diphosphokinase, encoding MTACFVGLGANLGESHATLIRAAQDLGQLRATQLTGRSSIYRSAPMGPQDQPDYLNAVIGLDTALKPLELLDELQSLEDKAGRVRRERWGPRTLDLDLLIYGTITLQSERLTLPHPGLFERNFVLRPLADIVSEHWQFQGGPTLAACLKRCPESNLRDSNLPWSPLASKALSA
- a CDS encoding deoxynucleoside kinase; its protein translation is MTTLDLRGRKPPAYIAVEGPIGVGKTTLTRRLAETFNHEILLEDAEQNPFLERFYRNRSEAALATQLFFLFQRAQKMQELRQSELFSPVRVADFLIEKDPLFARINLDSDEFELYEKVYQKLTIDAPRPDLVIYLQAPTDVLLERIENRGIGHEKSIDSRYLEQLNEVYSEFFLYYDGAPLLIVNASMIDLAQGDSDYLQLVDYLLDIRSGRHYFNPTFFG